A portion of the Daphnia magna isolate NIES linkage group LG4, ASM2063170v1.1, whole genome shotgun sequence genome contains these proteins:
- the LOC116922009 gene encoding thialysine N-epsilon-acetyltransferase isoform X2, whose protein sequence is MDHDKYAVRKAIKEDCESIQRLIQELADYEKMPNGPQLDPKTLEQDGFGTRPFFEAFVAVEKESNQIIGFALYFFTYSTWSLYMEDIYVQLQHRRKGVGLSLLRSVSQVALSENCVRLNFSVLNWNSPSIEFYKSLGASDLTEKEGWHCFRMNRAEIEQLAQCKA, encoded by the exons ATGGATCACGACAAGTACGCGGTCCGAAAAGCCATAAAGGAAGATTGTGAATCAATTCAGCGACTAATTCAA GAATTAGCCGATTACGAAAAAATGCCGAATGGTCCCCAACTGGACCCAAAAA CGCTAGAGCAAGATGGATTTGGGACCCGTCCTTTTTTTGAAGCATTCGTAGCTGTGGAGAAAGAGTCGAACCAGATCATTGGGTTTGCCCTCTATTTCTTTACGTATTCTACCTGG TCGTTGTACATGGAGGATATTTACGTACAGCTCCAGCATCGACGAAAAGGGGTTGGTTTGTCCCTCCTTCGCTCCGTTTCCCAG GTGGCGCTTTCAGAAAACTGTGTTCGCTTGAACTTTTCCGTTTTGAATTGGAATTCCCCTTCCATTGAATTCTATAAGTCATTGGGTGCATCGGATTTGACAGAGAAAGAAGGATGGCATTGTTTTCGGATGAATAGAGCCGAAATTGAGCAGTTAGCCCAATGTAAAGCGTGA
- the LOC116921989 gene encoding uncharacterized protein LOC116921989 isoform X1 codes for MAPSKGAKRKSDSPHTEGVERKRYSTRSSSKKRVSYNESDDGEENEAPSKTVNSSDDDDFVIEDKEVKYEKKKKQSPPSTTASQTKKKNVEHLALGHSDAPKQKNSRVLPNIPINIGFKPVSIDITKMKSELDLSDSSDSDSLLNNDDCCSKTLPSKPVSETDHEFESDSFKKQEQEQGLCSAIKNELVEESDKINPWLQNLEALKSDAGELQETKPKPNEKKQPTRGKKIRPPSKKSPKVPKKKGQTEESSVAEMLELEKAQDYSSSESDDENWEKVKAPCIASERERELPKSVEITLELSGLKKKKKGLDVENMIRLKINRIRREIQLDLHQTSLVGLLAHGYLVNKMLSDPEIMAASLSIVPSTGFPPTRTDLNYVEKFVKWISNHFKVNTSKINIRSPGKQDILNCVASGKAQSISELVCTSVSICRSLGILSRLVLSFQPLPAKVDSSELQQKSQSTKEKVEKASSDQSQKVAPERSKHS; via the exons ATGGCTCCAAGTAAAGGAGCTAAAAGGAAATCAGACAGCCCTCACACAGAAGGTGTGGAGAGAAAAAGGTACAGCACCCGATCGTCTAGTAAGAAGCGTGTAAGCTATAACGAAAGTGATGATGGCGAAGAAAACGAGGCACCCTCAAAAACTGTCAATAGCTCGGATGATGATGATTTTGTAATTGAAGataaagaagtaaaatatgagaaaaaaaagaaacagtcaCCACCATCTACAACTGcatcacaaacaaaaaagaaaaatgttgagcATTTGGCTCTCGGCCATTCAGATGCtccaaaacagaaaaatagtAGAGTTCTGCCAAACATACCAATTAACATAGGGTTCAAACCTGTAAGCATTGACattacaaaaatgaaatctgaACTTGATTTAAGTGATTCTTCAGACTCAGACAGCTTGTTGAACAATGATGATTGCTGTTCAAAAACCCTACCTTCAAAACCTGTTTCTGAGACAGATCATGAATTCGAAAGTGATTCATTCAAGAAACAGGAACAGGAACAAGGGCTGTGTTCTGCCATTAAAAACGAACTTGTGGAAGAGTCTGACAAAATTAATCCCTGGTTACAAAATTTGGAAGCATTAAAGAGTGATGCTGGTGAACTGcaagaaacaaaaccaaaaccaaatGAAAAGAAGCAACCaacaagagggaaaaaaattagaCCACCTAGTAAGAAAAGCCCCAAAGTCCCCAAAAAGAAAGGCCAAACAGAGGAAAGCAGTGTGGCTGAAATGTTAGAACTGGAAAAAGCTCAAGACTATTCGTCTTCTGAGAGTGACGACGAAAACTGGGAGAAGGTAAAGGCGCCATGCATTGCCTCAGAACGAGAACGGGAATTGCCTAAAAGTGTCGAGATTACTCTTGAGCTTTCAggactaaaaaagaaaaagaaaggtcTTGATGTTGAAAACATGATTCGTCTGAAAATAAACCGTATACGCAGGGAAATTCAGTTG GATCTGCATCAAACGTCTTTAGTTGGTCTTTTAGCACACGGCTACCTAGTCAATAAGATGCTCAGCGATCCTGAAATCATGGCTGCCTCGTTGTCTATTGTCCCATCAACAGGATTTCCCCCAACTCGTACTGATCTTAACTATGTGGAAAAATTTGTGAAATGGATCTCAAATCATTTCAAGGTGAACACATCTAAAATAAACATCCGTAGTCCTGGAAAGCAAGATATTTTAAATTGCGTCGCCTCCGGTAAAGCGCAAAGCATTTCAGAGTTGGTGTGCACCTCTGTATCGATATGCCGATCGCTAGGCATCTTGTCTCGCTTGGTTCTATCATTTCAGCCATTACCGGCGAAAGTGGATTCCAGTGAGCTTCAACAGAAATCACAGAgtacaaaagaaaaggtaGAGAAAGCTTCATCCGACCAATCACAAAAAGTTGCACCTGAGCGTTCGAAGCACTCATAG
- the LOC116922009 gene encoding thialysine N-epsilon-acetyltransferase isoform X1 — translation MDHDKYAVRKAIKEDCESIQRLIQELADYEKMPNGPQLDPKTLEQDGFGTRPFFEAFVAVEKESNQIIGFALYFFTYSTWQGKSLYMEDIYVQLQHRRKGVGLSLLRSVSQVALSENCVRLNFSVLNWNSPSIEFYKSLGASDLTEKEGWHCFRMNRAEIEQLAQCKA, via the exons ATGGATCACGACAAGTACGCGGTCCGAAAAGCCATAAAGGAAGATTGTGAATCAATTCAGCGACTAATTCAA GAATTAGCCGATTACGAAAAAATGCCGAATGGTCCCCAACTGGACCCAAAAA CGCTAGAGCAAGATGGATTTGGGACCCGTCCTTTTTTTGAAGCATTCGTAGCTGTGGAGAAAGAGTCGAACCAGATCATTGGGTTTGCCCTCTATTTCTTTACGTATTCTACCTGG CAAGGAAAGTCGTTGTACATGGAGGATATTTACGTACAGCTCCAGCATCGACGAAAAGGGGTTGGTTTGTCCCTCCTTCGCTCCGTTTCCCAG GTGGCGCTTTCAGAAAACTGTGTTCGCTTGAACTTTTCCGTTTTGAATTGGAATTCCCCTTCCATTGAATTCTATAAGTCATTGGGTGCATCGGATTTGACAGAGAAAGAAGGATGGCATTGTTTTCGGATGAATAGAGCCGAAATTGAGCAGTTAGCCCAATGTAAAGCGTGA
- the LOC116934962 gene encoding pro-resilin isoform X2, producing the protein MQVQTVIIFVSLAGVLAAGQEQPQYESGAAKSSYEQQAPMPHSFAWAVKDEPSKNDYSHQQESDGKVTTGSYRVVLPDGRTQIVTYKADQNGYVADVKYEGEARYPEYKPSSYNKPAEYPTPTEAAKPEYPSA; encoded by the exons ATGCAG GTCCAAACTGTCATCATCTTTGTTTCATTGGCCGGCGTGTTGGCTGCTGGGCAAGAGCAGCCGCAATATGAAAGTGGGGCGGCCAAGTCTTCTTATGAGCAACAG GCTCCAATGCCGCATTCGTTTGCCTGGGCTGTTAAAGATGAGCCCAGCAAGAACGACTACTCCCACCAACAGGAAAGCGATGGAAAGGTAACTACCGGATCCTACCGTGTTGTTTTACCGGACGGCCGCACGCAGATCGTCACTTACAAGGCGGATCAGAATGGATATGTTGCTGACGTCAAATACGAAGGTGAGGCTCGCTATCCTGAGTACAAGCCTTCCTCATACAACAAACCAGCGGAATATCCTACTCCGACCGAAGCGGCCAAACCGGAATATCCCTCTGCTTAA
- the LOC116934962 gene encoding pro-resilin isoform X1, giving the protein MQVQTVIIFVSLAGVLAAGQEQPQYESGAAKSSYEQQQAPMPHSFAWAVKDEPSKNDYSHQQESDGKVTTGSYRVVLPDGRTQIVTYKADQNGYVADVKYEGEARYPEYKPSSYNKPAEYPTPTEAAKPEYPSA; this is encoded by the exons ATGCAG GTCCAAACTGTCATCATCTTTGTTTCATTGGCCGGCGTGTTGGCTGCTGGGCAAGAGCAGCCGCAATATGAAAGTGGGGCGGCCAAGTCTTCTTATGAGCAACAG CAGGCTCCAATGCCGCATTCGTTTGCCTGGGCTGTTAAAGATGAGCCCAGCAAGAACGACTACTCCCACCAACAGGAAAGCGATGGAAAGGTAACTACCGGATCCTACCGTGTTGTTTTACCGGACGGCCGCACGCAGATCGTCACTTACAAGGCGGATCAGAATGGATATGTTGCTGACGTCAAATACGAAGGTGAGGCTCGCTATCCTGAGTACAAGCCTTCCTCATACAACAAACCAGCGGAATATCCTACTCCGACCGAAGCGGCCAAACCGGAATATCCCTCTGCTTAA
- the LOC116922009 gene encoding thialysine N-epsilon-acetyltransferase isoform X3 has protein sequence MLRISRLRKNAEWSPTGPKNLLTIALEQDGFGTRPFFEAFVAVEKESNQIIGFALYFFTYSTWQGKSLYMEDIYVQLQHRRKGVGLSLLRSVSQVALSENCVRLNFSVLNWNSPSIEFYKSLGASDLTEKEGWHCFRMNRAEIEQLAQCKA, from the exons ATGTTGC GAATTAGCCGATTACGAAAAAATGCCGAATGGTCCCCAACTGGACCCAAAAA TTTATTAACTATAGCGCTAGAGCAAGATGGATTTGGGACCCGTCCTTTTTTTGAAGCATTCGTAGCTGTGGAGAAAGAGTCGAACCAGATCATTGGGTTTGCCCTCTATTTCTTTACGTATTCTACCTGG CAAGGAAAGTCGTTGTACATGGAGGATATTTACGTACAGCTCCAGCATCGACGAAAAGGGGTTGGTTTGTCCCTCCTTCGCTCCGTTTCCCAG GTGGCGCTTTCAGAAAACTGTGTTCGCTTGAACTTTTCCGTTTTGAATTGGAATTCCCCTTCCATTGAATTCTATAAGTCATTGGGTGCATCGGATTTGACAGAGAAAGAAGGATGGCATTGTTTTCGGATGAATAGAGCCGAAATTGAGCAGTTAGCCCAATGTAAAGCGTGA
- the LOC116921994 gene encoding zinc finger protein 93 isoform X2, translating into MLADTEEDVTIIVAEHDFSTLKLLLQYIYTGEVLIDNNAQELQTLIAEWEIGHPDVISISAIESRSSNSLSTQQSKNSPHQRESRWGSTTSPNDNIITGEKATSACSYNSKDVIHLCLTPEKESLQQNITESIDRIEHHKISIGIEIPVIDIPRDAPTVGHSNLLVGNLPAKKGIPKTKPVLSAKRSKPNQYVFLSTYIKKSKNKLHERAVNSVTSKGTLWKAGKSNAQMVETDCAGKSVTTSNQTKEFGEGNAAADGIQTIELMKSTFGCKDPSACLNNHYTSEVAEAVDTEEDLKDLTLATKLLGEEKANHQKLTGVMLDLSKMVKRHKIYAKHFLGPVSIDSKSAGYIASRIPCVTCGKIVFRDYMSTHVKIHTTERPFLCDQCGQTFALPERLRNHLKNMHPDESQLRLHICSECGKSFKKAEYLKRHLTFHNGLKPYSCPYCDKSFRLPNVLLKHKRTHTGEKPYECETCHRRFSARTSYVVHLQTHRKKSRVLETTETESFVDPETQLLKCDVCNTTFHREYAFLVHKAAHKGEVPKLPCRHCSETFGSYKLLREHTRDHHADALYQCEQCPSMFANKTALHSHLQIHLQGKQFSCDRCGKEFQTKVQLQTHNRSVHSDLRPFSCRFCDKTFKSKLTLRQHERIHTGERPYQCPHCSKAFRQDVHLVNHIRLHTGEKPFVCTYCNKAFAHKNNLSIHVKIHTGAKNMCSVCGQVFRSIVKLRLHEGIHTPLSVPTTEGDIAEETL; encoded by the exons ATGCTGGCTGATACAGAAGAAGATGTTACAATAATTGTCGCAGAACATGATTTTTCTACGCTGAAGCTTCTTCTTCAATACATTTATACTGGAGAAGTTTTAATTGATAACAATGCTCAGGAACTACAGACATTGATTGCAGAATGGGAAATTGGCCATCCTGATGTTATTTCAATTTCTGCTATTGAATCCAGAAGCAGCAATTCTCTAAGTACTCaacaaagtaaaaattcaCCTCACCAACGTGAAAGTAGATGGGGATCAACAACTTCTCCTAATGATAATATCATTACTGGAGAAAAAGCAACAAGTGCTTGTTCCTATAACAGCAAAGATGTAATCCATCTTTGCTTGACACCTGAAAAAGAATCACTCCAACAGAACATTACTGAATCCATAGACAGAATTGAGCATCATAAAATCTCCATTGGAATTGAAATTCCTGTAATAGACATTCCAAGAGATGCTCCCACTGTTGGTCATTCAAATTTGTTAGTTGGTAACCTTCCTGCAAAAAAGGGAATTCCCAAAACTAAACCCGTCTTGTCGGCAAAACGTAGTAAACCAAATCAGTACGTATTTCTTTCCACTTACATAAAGAAATCCAAAAACAAGTTGCATGAGAGAGCAGTCAATTCTGTGACGTCTAAGGGTACGCTCTGGAAGGCAGGAAAATCGAATGCACAAATGGTAGAAACTGACTGTGCTGGGAAATCAGTTACAACATCAAATCAAACTAAAGAATTTGGTGAGGGAAATGCTGCTGCTGATGGGATCCAAACCATTGAGCTTATGAAGTCTACATTTGGCTGTAAAGATCCATCAGCTTGCTTAAATAACCACTACACCAGTGAAGTGGCTGAAGCGGTAGACACGGAGGAAGACCTAAAGGACCTTACGTTGGCTACGAAACTACTCGGGGAAGAAAAGGCGAATCATCAGAAATTAACCGGAGTAATGCTGGACTTATCAAAAATGGTAAAACGGCACAAAATTTACGCGAAACATTTTCTTGGTCCCGTTAGCATTGATTCTAAATCAGCTGGATACATAG CATCGCGAATTCCATGTGTGACCTGCGGCAAAATAGTCTTCCGTGATTATATGTCAACTCATGTCAAAATTCACACCACTGAGCGGCCTTTTTTGTGTGACCAATGCGGACAGACTTTTGCACTCCCCGAACGTCTAAGA AACCACTTGAAAAATATGCATCCTGATGAATCACAACTTAGATTACATATTTGCTCAGAATGTGgcaaatcatttaaaaaagcTGAATATCTGAAACGGCACCTCACTTTTC ATAATGGCCTAAAGCCATATAGCTGCCCATACTGCGATAAATCTTTCCGTCTACCTAATGTCCTTCTGAAGCATAAACGTACCCATACGGGGGAAAAACCATACGAATGTGAG ACTTGCCATAGAAGATTTTCTGCGCGCACCAGTTACGTAGTACATCTGCAGACTCATCGAAAGAAGAGCCGAGTATTAGAAACAACGGAGACTGAAAGTTTTGTCGATCCTGAAACTCAACTGCTAAAATGTGATGTATGCAACACAACTTTCCACAGGGAATACGCGTTCCTCGTACACAAAGCTGCACACAAGGGTGAAGTGCCTAAATTGCCCTGTCGTCACTGCTCCGAGACCTTTGGTTCCTACAAATTACTTCGAGAACATACACGAGATCATCACGCGGATGCTCTTTATCAGTGTGAACAGTGCCCTAGCATGTTCGCTAACAAGACGGCTTTGCATTCTCATCTACAAATCCATTT acaAGGAAAACAGTTTTCGTGCGATCGTTGTGGTAAGGAGTTTCAGACCAAGGTGCAGCTACAGACTCATAACCGCAGTGTTCATTCGGATCTTCGCCCTTTCTCCTGCCGATTTTGCGATAAAACCTTTAAATCGAAACTAACATTACGCCAACATGAGCGTATTCATACTGGAGAACGTCCCTATCAGTGTCCTCATTGCTCGAAAGCTTTTCGTCAAGACGTTCACCTTGTAAACCACATAAGGTTGCACACTGGCGAGAAACCATTTGTGTGTACCTATTGTAATAAGGCCTTTGCCcataaaaacaatttaagcATTCATGTCAAAATTCATACGGGTGCCAAGAATATGTGCAGTGTATGTGGACAAGTGTTCCGGAGTATCGTTAAATTACGTCTTCACGAGGGTATTCACACTCCACTTAGTGTTCCTACGACGGAGGGAGATATTGCGGAAGAAACTTTGTAA
- the LOC116922009 gene encoding thialysine N-epsilon-acetyltransferase isoform X4, which translates to MLRISRLRKNAEWSPTGPKNLLTIALEQDGFGTRPFFEAFVAVEKESNQIIGFALYFFTYSTWSLYMEDIYVQLQHRRKGVGLSLLRSVSQVALSENCVRLNFSVLNWNSPSIEFYKSLGASDLTEKEGWHCFRMNRAEIEQLAQCKA; encoded by the exons ATGTTGC GAATTAGCCGATTACGAAAAAATGCCGAATGGTCCCCAACTGGACCCAAAAA TTTATTAACTATAGCGCTAGAGCAAGATGGATTTGGGACCCGTCCTTTTTTTGAAGCATTCGTAGCTGTGGAGAAAGAGTCGAACCAGATCATTGGGTTTGCCCTCTATTTCTTTACGTATTCTACCTGG TCGTTGTACATGGAGGATATTTACGTACAGCTCCAGCATCGACGAAAAGGGGTTGGTTTGTCCCTCCTTCGCTCCGTTTCCCAG GTGGCGCTTTCAGAAAACTGTGTTCGCTTGAACTTTTCCGTTTTGAATTGGAATTCCCCTTCCATTGAATTCTATAAGTCATTGGGTGCATCGGATTTGACAGAGAAAGAAGGATGGCATTGTTTTCGGATGAATAGAGCCGAAATTGAGCAGTTAGCCCAATGTAAAGCGTGA
- the LOC116921994 gene encoding zinc finger protein 93 isoform X1 yields the protein MKKRVCSFIKVHGNGHAKCVAQSITDSWEKECYANVKIFAKHNEPCNLGSKFLSANKCVLAAASQKLAWMLADTEEDVTIIVAEHDFSTLKLLLQYIYTGEVLIDNNAQELQTLIAEWEIGHPDVISISAIESRSSNSLSTQQSKNSPHQRESRWGSTTSPNDNIITGEKATSACSYNSKDVIHLCLTPEKESLQQNITESIDRIEHHKISIGIEIPVIDIPRDAPTVGHSNLLVGNLPAKKGIPKTKPVLSAKRSKPNQYVFLSTYIKKSKNKLHERAVNSVTSKGTLWKAGKSNAQMVETDCAGKSVTTSNQTKEFGEGNAAADGIQTIELMKSTFGCKDPSACLNNHYTSEVAEAVDTEEDLKDLTLATKLLGEEKANHQKLTGVMLDLSKMVKRHKIYAKHFLGPVSIDSKSAGYIASRIPCVTCGKIVFRDYMSTHVKIHTTERPFLCDQCGQTFALPERLRNHLKNMHPDESQLRLHICSECGKSFKKAEYLKRHLTFHNGLKPYSCPYCDKSFRLPNVLLKHKRTHTGEKPYECETCHRRFSARTSYVVHLQTHRKKSRVLETTETESFVDPETQLLKCDVCNTTFHREYAFLVHKAAHKGEVPKLPCRHCSETFGSYKLLREHTRDHHADALYQCEQCPSMFANKTALHSHLQIHLQGKQFSCDRCGKEFQTKVQLQTHNRSVHSDLRPFSCRFCDKTFKSKLTLRQHERIHTGERPYQCPHCSKAFRQDVHLVNHIRLHTGEKPFVCTYCNKAFAHKNNLSIHVKIHTGAKNMCSVCGQVFRSIVKLRLHEGIHTPLSVPTTEGDIAEETL from the exons ATGAAGAAAAGAGTGTGTAGCTTCATTAAGGTTCATGGTAATGGCCATGCAAAGTGTGTGGCCCAGAGCATAACAGACAGCTGGGAAAAAGAGTGCTATGccaatgtaaaaatttttgctAAGCATAATGAGCCATGTAACTTAGGGTCGAAATTTCTTTCAGCTAACAAGTGTGTACTAGCTGCTGCTAGCCAGAAGCTTGCTTGGATGCTGGCTGATACAGAAGAAGATGTTACAATAATTGTCGCAGAACATGATTTTTCTACGCTGAAGCTTCTTCTTCAATACATTTATACTGGAGAAGTTTTAATTGATAACAATGCTCAGGAACTACAGACATTGATTGCAGAATGGGAAATTGGCCATCCTGATGTTATTTCAATTTCTGCTATTGAATCCAGAAGCAGCAATTCTCTAAGTACTCaacaaagtaaaaattcaCCTCACCAACGTGAAAGTAGATGGGGATCAACAACTTCTCCTAATGATAATATCATTACTGGAGAAAAAGCAACAAGTGCTTGTTCCTATAACAGCAAAGATGTAATCCATCTTTGCTTGACACCTGAAAAAGAATCACTCCAACAGAACATTACTGAATCCATAGACAGAATTGAGCATCATAAAATCTCCATTGGAATTGAAATTCCTGTAATAGACATTCCAAGAGATGCTCCCACTGTTGGTCATTCAAATTTGTTAGTTGGTAACCTTCCTGCAAAAAAGGGAATTCCCAAAACTAAACCCGTCTTGTCGGCAAAACGTAGTAAACCAAATCAGTACGTATTTCTTTCCACTTACATAAAGAAATCCAAAAACAAGTTGCATGAGAGAGCAGTCAATTCTGTGACGTCTAAGGGTACGCTCTGGAAGGCAGGAAAATCGAATGCACAAATGGTAGAAACTGACTGTGCTGGGAAATCAGTTACAACATCAAATCAAACTAAAGAATTTGGTGAGGGAAATGCTGCTGCTGATGGGATCCAAACCATTGAGCTTATGAAGTCTACATTTGGCTGTAAAGATCCATCAGCTTGCTTAAATAACCACTACACCAGTGAAGTGGCTGAAGCGGTAGACACGGAGGAAGACCTAAAGGACCTTACGTTGGCTACGAAACTACTCGGGGAAGAAAAGGCGAATCATCAGAAATTAACCGGAGTAATGCTGGACTTATCAAAAATGGTAAAACGGCACAAAATTTACGCGAAACATTTTCTTGGTCCCGTTAGCATTGATTCTAAATCAGCTGGATACATAG CATCGCGAATTCCATGTGTGACCTGCGGCAAAATAGTCTTCCGTGATTATATGTCAACTCATGTCAAAATTCACACCACTGAGCGGCCTTTTTTGTGTGACCAATGCGGACAGACTTTTGCACTCCCCGAACGTCTAAGA AACCACTTGAAAAATATGCATCCTGATGAATCACAACTTAGATTACATATTTGCTCAGAATGTGgcaaatcatttaaaaaagcTGAATATCTGAAACGGCACCTCACTTTTC ATAATGGCCTAAAGCCATATAGCTGCCCATACTGCGATAAATCTTTCCGTCTACCTAATGTCCTTCTGAAGCATAAACGTACCCATACGGGGGAAAAACCATACGAATGTGAG ACTTGCCATAGAAGATTTTCTGCGCGCACCAGTTACGTAGTACATCTGCAGACTCATCGAAAGAAGAGCCGAGTATTAGAAACAACGGAGACTGAAAGTTTTGTCGATCCTGAAACTCAACTGCTAAAATGTGATGTATGCAACACAACTTTCCACAGGGAATACGCGTTCCTCGTACACAAAGCTGCACACAAGGGTGAAGTGCCTAAATTGCCCTGTCGTCACTGCTCCGAGACCTTTGGTTCCTACAAATTACTTCGAGAACATACACGAGATCATCACGCGGATGCTCTTTATCAGTGTGAACAGTGCCCTAGCATGTTCGCTAACAAGACGGCTTTGCATTCTCATCTACAAATCCATTT acaAGGAAAACAGTTTTCGTGCGATCGTTGTGGTAAGGAGTTTCAGACCAAGGTGCAGCTACAGACTCATAACCGCAGTGTTCATTCGGATCTTCGCCCTTTCTCCTGCCGATTTTGCGATAAAACCTTTAAATCGAAACTAACATTACGCCAACATGAGCGTATTCATACTGGAGAACGTCCCTATCAGTGTCCTCATTGCTCGAAAGCTTTTCGTCAAGACGTTCACCTTGTAAACCACATAAGGTTGCACACTGGCGAGAAACCATTTGTGTGTACCTATTGTAATAAGGCCTTTGCCcataaaaacaatttaagcATTCATGTCAAAATTCATACGGGTGCCAAGAATATGTGCAGTGTATGTGGACAAGTGTTCCGGAGTATCGTTAAATTACGTCTTCACGAGGGTATTCACACTCCACTTAGTGTTCCTACGACGGAGGGAGATATTGCGGAAGAAACTTTGTAA
- the LOC116921989 gene encoding DNA repair protein complementing XP-C cells homolog isoform X2, whose protein sequence is MSDDSKNPIPRKTAIKKECNARSKKIISTDSEGEALAKGKKTIDIWMEVYLEQEEQWMSVDVTSGQIHCDRHLERHASDQLLYVVAYNSDLTWKDVTARYSSSFLSTTRKQRAHPTWKKILRIHREKPSPRSKAEDESLEKSLVDRPMPTSISEFKSHPLYALQRHLLKFEAIYPPTAIPVGYIRKEAVYARECVKNLHSRETWLKEAKVVRIGEKPYKIVKARPKWDRCSQKMVTDQPLEVFGDWQIEDYIPPPAVDGVVPRNAYGNVELFLPTMLPKGTKHLPIPGLNKVARRLGIDCAPAMTGWDYHGGWSHPVYDGYVVCEEHVETLMDAWRVANEEQEKREREKKEKRVYGNWRRLIRGLLIRDRLQTKYFKNFIEEDIPPVVDATANEVVQVALPNRKSTKTPLSNKRQKKK, encoded by the exons ATGTCAGACGATTCCAAAAATCCGATTCCAAGAAAAACCGCAATAAAGAAGGAATGCAATGCCCGGTCTAAGAAAATTATTTCTACTGATAGCGAAGGCGAAGCCTtagcaaaagggaaaaaaactattgacATCTGGATGGAAGTTTATTTAGAACAAGAGGAACAGTGGATGAGTGTCGATGTAACTTCGGGTCAGATACATTGTGATCGTCATCTAGAGCGGCATGCATCCGATCAACTGCTATACGTAGTGGCTTACAATTCTGATCTAACATGGAAAGATGTAACAGCTCGCTATTCCTCATCGTTTTTATCAACTACTCGTAAACAACGAGCCCATCCTACATGGAAAAAGATATTGAGGATTCATCGAGAAAAACCAAGTCCGAGGTCCAAGGCAGAAGATGAAAGTCTGGAAAAAAGTCTCGTGGATAGACCGATGCCCACCAGCATCTCGGAATTCAAGTCTCATCCTCTCTATGCGCTTCAGCGTCATTTACTCAAA TTTGAAGCAATCTACCCTCCAACTGCGATCCCAGTTGGTTACATACGTAAAGAGGCCGTATACGCGAGAGAATGCGTTAAAAATCTCCATTCTCGAGAAACTTGGCTAAAAGAAGCCAAAGTGGTGCGA ATAGGAGAAAAACCATACAAGATTGTTAAGGCTCGTCCGAAATGGGATCGCTGTTCGCAAAAAATGGTAACTGATCAACCACTCGAAGTTTTTGGTGATTGGCAG ATTGAAGATTACATTCCTCCACCAGCAGTAGACGGTGTGGTGCCCCGAAATGCATATGGTAACGTAGAATTGTTTCTACCAACCATGCTACCCAAAGGCACTAAGCATCTTCCCATACCAG GTCTGAACAAAGTTGCAAGAAGATTAGGAATCGATTGTGCTCCAG CTATGACAGGATGGGATTACCACGGTGGTTGGTCGCATCCAGTTTACGATGGATATGTCGTCTGTGAGGAACATGTCGAGACTCTAATGGACGCCTGGCGG GTGGCCAATGAAGAACAAGAAAAGcgtgaaagagaaaaaaaagaaaaacgggtcTATGGTAACTGGAGAAGACTGATCCGAGGATTGCTCATCCGAGATCGTCTACAGACAAAATacttcaaaaatttcattGAAGAAGACATACCTCCCGTAGTTGATGCTACCGCAAATGAAGTTGTCCAGGTTGCTTTACCCAACCGCAAAAGTACAAAAACACCATTATCGAACAAGAGGCAGAAGAAAAagtga